The proteins below come from a single Chryseobacterium bernardetii genomic window:
- the xerD gene encoding site-specific tyrosine recombinase XerD, which produces MTWDEKIKDFEIFLRFERNFSDNTLDAYVRDIKKLKDYAEEDLENVGPDSIGYENLQEYIFNLSKQKFSERSQARWISSIKAFFKFLLEDEYREDNPAALLEGPKLGLYLPDTLSLPDINKIINAIEVNTDLGKRNQCIIEVLYGCGLRVSELIDLKISNINFKEQYIKVNGKGNKTRFVPLADYTAELLESYIKEVRSKGKINKKYEDTLFLNSRGTSMSRVIVFLIIKELTDKAGVNKKISPHTFRHSFATHLLQNGADLRYIQEMLGHSSITTTEIYTHLKTEELRDVILSYHPRNINITQGS; this is translated from the coding sequence ATGACTTGGGATGAAAAGATCAAAGATTTTGAAATATTTCTTCGCTTCGAAAGAAATTTTTCAGACAATACGCTCGACGCCTATGTTCGGGACATTAAGAAACTAAAAGATTACGCAGAAGAAGATCTGGAAAACGTCGGTCCAGATTCTATCGGTTACGAAAATCTGCAGGAATACATTTTCAATCTTTCTAAACAGAAATTCAGTGAAAGATCACAGGCAAGATGGATATCTTCCATTAAAGCCTTCTTCAAATTTCTTTTGGAAGATGAATATCGTGAAGACAACCCTGCAGCATTACTTGAAGGCCCTAAACTGGGACTGTATCTGCCAGATACACTAAGTCTGCCGGATATCAATAAAATTATCAATGCTATAGAGGTTAATACAGATCTCGGAAAAAGAAACCAGTGTATCATAGAGGTACTTTACGGTTGCGGGCTCCGTGTGTCTGAATTAATTGACCTGAAGATCTCCAATATCAACTTTAAGGAACAATATATTAAGGTAAACGGAAAGGGAAATAAGACCCGTTTTGTACCTTTAGCTGATTATACAGCCGAGTTACTAGAAAGCTATATTAAGGAGGTACGTTCGAAAGGAAAGATCAATAAAAAATACGAAGATACACTGTTTCTGAACAGCCGCGGCACTTCCATGTCAAGGGTTATCGTATTCCTTATTATTAAAGAACTTACGGATAAAGCCGGAGTGAACAAGAAGATTTCTCCTCATACCTTCAGGCATTCTTTTGCTACACATTTGCTTCAGAATGGAGCGGATCTCCGTTATATCCAGGAAATGCTGGGACATTCCAGCATTACCACAACAGAGATTTACACCCATCTGAAAACAGAAGAATTAAGGGATGTTATCTTAAGCTATCACCCGAGAAACATCAATATTACTCAGGGAAGTTAG
- a CDS encoding NUDIX hydrolase translates to MKVLKYCPSCGKETLHWDNEKKWSCPECGFTLYNNVAGAVAVVIRCGDEIYLTRRNRDPKKGKLDLAGGFVDPKESAEETCKRELFEELQLDIDISSLKYLTSLPNIYQYKEIDYNTIDLFYEYNVSQKFEVNLELSEISEAVWIPLQELDLNEIAFDSQKKFFEGYLKK, encoded by the coding sequence ATGAAAGTATTGAAATATTGCCCAAGCTGTGGCAAAGAGACCTTACATTGGGATAATGAAAAGAAATGGAGTTGTCCTGAATGTGGTTTTACACTGTACAATAATGTAGCAGGCGCTGTGGCGGTTGTTATCAGATGCGGAGACGAAATCTACCTTACCAGGCGAAACAGGGATCCTAAAAAAGGGAAACTTGATCTTGCCGGAGGCTTTGTTGATCCCAAAGAAAGTGCAGAAGAAACCTGTAAGAGGGAGCTTTTTGAAGAACTTCAGCTTGATATTGATATTTCCAGCCTGAAATACCTTACCAGCCTTCCCAACATTTATCAGTACAAAGAAATTGATTATAATACGATTGATCTCTTTTATGAATATAATGTTTCGCAGAAATTTGAGGTAAATCTTGAGCTTTCAGAAATCTCTGAAGCGGTTTGGATTCCATTACAGGAGCTTGACCTTAATGAGATTGCTTTCGATTCTCAGAAGAAATTTTTTGAAGGTTATCTGAAGAAATAA
- a CDS encoding heme-binding domain-containing protein — MKTAKKILLWTLVAFALIQLIPIDRTNKPVDSKVNFVQMKQAPEKVSTLLKNACYDCHSDETVYPRYAYVAPFSWSVKSHVNDGRQHLNFSVWGTYNKELKENMLDRSIEALKHKTMPLPGYIVYHDEAKLTEAERALLIQYFEEMLKSKTY; from the coding sequence ATGAAGACGGCAAAAAAAATACTCTTATGGACTCTTGTGGCATTTGCTCTTATCCAGCTTATTCCAATTGACAGGACAAACAAGCCGGTTGATTCCAAGGTGAACTTTGTTCAGATGAAGCAGGCTCCTGAAAAGGTAAGTACACTTCTTAAAAATGCTTGCTATGATTGCCATTCTGATGAAACGGTTTATCCAAGATATGCTTATGTGGCCCCTTTTTCATGGTCTGTAAAAAGCCATGTGAATGACGGACGCCAGCATCTTAACTTTTCTGTCTGGGGTACTTATAATAAGGAATTAAAAGAGAACATGCTTGATAGGTCTATTGAAGCCCTTAAGCATAAGACAATGCCGCTGCCTGGCTATATTGTTTATCATGACGAGGCTAAACTCACAGAGGCAGAAAGAGCATTGCTTATTCAGTATTTTGAGGAAATGCTGAAATCTAAAACATATTAA
- a CDS encoding Ig-like domain-containing protein — protein sequence MRRFLLLLVICFLVHSCARVGSPVGGPKDTLAPKFLSSNIDTTRINVKRDIHELRLDFDEYVTLKDINKNLIISPPIKNIKRILPSNIANKFVLIQWADTLQANTTYNFNFGNSIADNNESNILRYFNFAFSTGDKLDDLYISGEVKDAMQIRKKTGTNENKLVVGLYQVKDTMNYKQKPYYITKVDDDGYYELNYLSPGKYKIIAFEDENGNSVYDPGKEKIGFKKEAIDFEKSISGLNLSVYPSKKPLKYSDMKEIAGGVLMTFEGHPDEVKVQSLNDKLKDIKVTHTPKSDSVRIWFDAVKNNIGQETTEKLLFSHNIGPKKDTVYTVSLFYKYNKKNAMDVFSDNGGGSLPPKSDFKISSNYFIDKIDPSKWKLAVKGDSLNALPFNAKISETNPYQILVNADFISGKDYQLTIPKETVSSFYAKNAQSKRFDFTADKVEQFGSLEFTLLNAPTSNYWIQLLDSSDKVIYQRYTKGDKVKFDILRPEEYVVRILVDNNNDKYWDEADFSTETFAEDAYVFYKKALVRALWETREEWDLKDTRTLDNPKGTSPPAPVTPPASEEKEKAVLQENKKELKSENAVITPVK from the coding sequence ATGAGAAGATTTCTTTTATTATTGGTTATCTGTTTTCTTGTACACTCCTGTGCAAGGGTAGGATCTCCTGTTGGAGGACCTAAAGATACGCTGGCTCCAAAGTTTTTAAGTTCAAATATTGATACCACAAGGATTAATGTAAAAAGAGACATCCACGAACTTCGTCTGGATTTTGATGAATATGTAACCTTAAAGGATATTAATAAAAATCTTATTATTTCTCCGCCAATTAAAAATATCAAGAGAATTCTTCCATCAAATATTGCGAATAAATTTGTACTTATTCAGTGGGCAGATACACTTCAGGCCAATACCACTTATAATTTCAATTTTGGGAATTCTATTGCGGATAATAATGAATCCAATATTCTCCGCTATTTCAATTTTGCCTTTTCTACAGGAGATAAACTGGATGATCTGTACATCAGTGGTGAGGTTAAAGATGCCATGCAGATCAGAAAGAAAACCGGAACCAATGAAAATAAACTTGTGGTTGGTTTGTATCAGGTAAAAGATACCATGAATTACAAGCAAAAACCCTATTATATTACCAAGGTTGATGACGACGGATATTATGAACTGAATTATCTTTCCCCGGGAAAATATAAAATTATTGCTTTCGAAGATGAAAACGGGAATTCAGTGTACGACCCGGGAAAAGAAAAGATAGGATTTAAAAAAGAGGCTATTGATTTTGAAAAATCCATTTCAGGCCTTAATTTAAGTGTATACCCATCTAAAAAGCCTTTAAAGTATTCTGATATGAAGGAGATTGCCGGGGGTGTTCTGATGACATTCGAAGGCCATCCGGATGAGGTAAAAGTGCAGTCACTGAATGATAAGCTTAAAGATATTAAAGTAACCCATACGCCAAAGTCAGACTCCGTAAGAATATGGTTTGATGCTGTAAAGAATAATATAGGGCAGGAAACTACCGAAAAACTGTTGTTTAGTCATAATATTGGGCCGAAAAAGGATACCGTTTATACAGTTTCTTTGTTCTATAAATATAACAAGAAAAATGCAATGGATGTTTTCAGTGATAATGGGGGAGGATCATTGCCTCCAAAATCTGATTTTAAAATTTCATCCAACTACTTTATAGATAAAATTGATCCTTCAAAATGGAAATTGGCTGTTAAAGGAGATTCTTTGAATGCCTTGCCGTTTAATGCTAAAATTTCAGAAACCAATCCTTATCAGATTCTGGTGAATGCAGACTTTATAAGCGGTAAAGATTATCAGCTTACAATTCCTAAAGAAACGGTTTCTTCTTTTTATGCAAAGAATGCACAATCTAAACGCTTTGATTTCACTGCTGATAAAGTAGAGCAATTTGGAAGCTTAGAATTTACCCTTTTAAATGCACCAACATCTAATTACTGGATCCAACTATTAGATTCCTCAGATAAAGTAATATATCAGAGATATACGAAAGGAGATAAGGTGAAATTTGATATCCTGAGGCCTGAAGAATATGTTGTTAGAATATTAGTGGATAATAATAACGACAAGTATTGGGATGAAGCAGATTTCTCCACTGAAACCTTTGCGGAGGATGCTTATGTTTTCTACAAAAAGGCTCTGGTTAGAGCATTGTGGGAAACAAGAGAAGAATGGGATCTTAAAGATACCAGAACACTTGATAATCCTAAAGGTACGTCGCCACCGGCACCGGTTACACCACCAGCTTCTGAAGAAAAAGAGAAAGCTGTACTTCAGGAAAATAAAAAAGAACTGAAATCTGAAAATGCAGTAATAACTCCTGTGAAATAG
- a CDS encoding serine hydrolase domain-containing protein — translation MKMRNLVLAVTVALSLFSCKNKSESKAVSAENTTNLPNYGNVDLSNVFTKADGQLSNKESLTGYIDQYYKKIWEGGDLSGGILVAKGDEILYENYRGFGREGNQMPIDKNTPLHVASVSKTLTAMAMMKLVEAGKIKLTDHLTQFFPGFPYSNVTVQTLLDQRSGLPKYEYFITKIQPAPAELSKQFITNQDVLNMIIKYKPDLARDTDTGFMYCNTNFALLALLIEKVTKTPFPQAMKEMVFTPLKMNNTYIFQEKDIPTASQSFYYGGNKLYPLDRLDLIYGDKNVYTTPRDLYNFSKAMFSKDFLKPDLMQMVFTPYSNEKAGMNNYGLGFRMKIFDNGEKLTYHNGWWHGTNSVFAHLLKSKVTIVAIGNKYSGKVYTALALSGLFENFPLQQEKLQTVMNNSKDSLNSGHEVFGE, via the coding sequence ATGAAGATGCGTAATTTAGTCCTTGCTGTAACGGTTGCTCTATCCCTTTTTTCCTGTAAAAATAAATCTGAATCCAAAGCGGTTTCAGCTGAAAATACCACCAATCTTCCGAATTACGGAAATGTGGATTTAAGTAATGTTTTTACAAAAGCGGATGGACAGCTTTCCAATAAAGAATCTTTAACTGGTTATATTGACCAGTACTATAAAAAAATATGGGAAGGCGGTGATCTTAGCGGTGGAATTTTAGTGGCTAAAGGCGATGAGATTTTATACGAAAACTACAGAGGCTTTGGTAGAGAAGGCAATCAGATGCCCATTGATAAAAATACACCATTACATGTAGCTTCCGTTTCAAAAACATTAACGGCAATGGCCATGATGAAGCTGGTGGAAGCCGGAAAAATAAAACTTACTGATCACCTTACCCAATTTTTTCCAGGGTTTCCTTATTCGAATGTGACAGTTCAGACTTTATTGGACCAAAGAAGCGGACTGCCGAAATACGAATATTTCATTACCAAAATACAGCCTGCACCGGCAGAACTTTCCAAACAGTTTATTACCAATCAGGATGTATTGAATATGATCATCAAATATAAACCGGACCTGGCAAGAGACACTGATACCGGATTTATGTATTGCAATACAAATTTTGCTCTATTAGCTTTATTGATTGAAAAAGTAACCAAAACGCCTTTTCCTCAGGCTATGAAAGAAATGGTTTTTACACCATTGAAAATGAATAATACTTATATCTTCCAGGAAAAAGATATTCCGACTGCCTCACAGTCTTTCTATTACGGTGGAAATAAATTATATCCTTTAGACCGTCTGGATCTGATTTATGGAGATAAAAATGTTTATACTACCCCAAGAGATCTTTATAATTTCTCAAAAGCAATGTTCTCAAAAGATTTCCTGAAGCCGGATCTTATGCAGATGGTATTTACTCCTTACAGCAATGAAAAGGCAGGAATGAACAATTACGGACTTGGCTTTAGAATGAAAATTTTTGACAATGGCGAAAAGCTGACCTATCATAATGGTTGGTGGCATGGAACCAACTCTGTTTTTGCCCACCTTTTAAAATCTAAAGTCACCATTGTTGCCATCGGAAATAAATATTCCGGAAAAGTTTATACAGCACTTGCATTATCCGGATTATTCGAGAATTTCCCTTTACAGCAGGAGAAACTTCAGACTGTTATGAATAACAGCAAAGATAGTTTGAATAGCGGACACGAAGTTTTTGGAGAATAA
- a CDS encoding 2-hydroxyacid dehydrogenase, translating into MKILLLDKNHPLITQQLLAKNFILEEDFTSTYDEVCAKIKNYDGIIIRSRIPLDKNFLEQAQNLKFIARVGAGMENIDIPVAEKLGIQLINSPEGNRDSVAEHVVGMLLVLMNRLFIASQEVKNGIWKREENRGDELLGKTVGLIGYGNMGKATAKRLSGFGCKVIFHDILPGLSDEFATQVTLEELKQYAEVLSLHIPLTSETHYLIDETFISEMKNNFYFVNTARGKNVKTKNLVEALKMGKVKGACLDVLEYEKSSFEHLETENEDLKYLLESEKAMVTPHIAGWTHQSKEKLAQFIVDKIVASYC; encoded by the coding sequence ATGAAAATTCTCCTTTTAGATAAAAATCACCCTCTTATTACCCAACAGCTTTTAGCTAAAAACTTTATTTTGGAAGAAGATTTTACTTCCACTTATGATGAAGTTTGCGCTAAAATCAAAAATTATGATGGGATTATCATCAGAAGCCGTATCCCTTTGGATAAAAACTTTCTTGAACAGGCTCAAAATCTGAAATTCATTGCAAGGGTAGGTGCCGGGATGGAAAATATTGATATCCCTGTGGCTGAAAAATTAGGGATTCAATTAATCAACTCACCGGAAGGAAACAGGGATTCAGTGGCAGAACATGTTGTTGGAATGCTATTGGTGTTGATGAACAGGCTTTTCATTGCTTCCCAGGAAGTAAAGAACGGAATCTGGAAACGTGAAGAAAACAGAGGGGATGAATTGCTGGGTAAAACTGTCGGGCTAATCGGATATGGAAATATGGGGAAAGCAACAGCCAAAAGACTTTCTGGTTTTGGATGTAAAGTGATCTTCCATGATATACTTCCCGGGCTTTCTGATGAATTTGCTACTCAGGTTACATTAGAAGAATTGAAGCAGTATGCAGAAGTGTTGAGTTTACATATTCCTCTGACTTCTGAAACCCATTATCTTATTGACGAAACATTCATTTCCGAAATGAAAAATAATTTCTATTTTGTGAATACAGCGAGGGGAAAAAATGTAAAAACTAAAAATTTAGTAGAAGCGTTGAAAATGGGGAAGGTAAAAGGAGCCTGTCTGGATGTATTGGAATACGAAAAATCTTCTTTTGAACACCTTGAAACAGAAAATGAAGACCTTAAATATCTGCTGGAATCCGAAAAGGCTATGGTAACACCACACATTGCCGGCTGGACACATCAAAGCAAAGAAAAATTAGCTCAGTTTATTGTAGATAAGATTGTAGCTTCATATTGTTAA
- a CDS encoding acyl-CoA thioesterase, protein MAKIKTASESLTIMTNIVLPNETNSLRNLFGGELLAKMDRCASISAARHCERRVVTASVNHVSFNHPIPEGGVVVLESKVSRAFSTSMEVYVDVWSDDPINQKKIHTNSGIYTFVAVDEFNRPIPIPDMIPETEEEKERYAAAFRRKELSLILSGRMKPLESVELKKLFQEPQEQQASKKDKK, encoded by the coding sequence ATGGCAAAAATAAAAACAGCGTCAGAATCCCTGACCATTATGACCAATATCGTTCTTCCGAACGAGACCAACTCTCTGAGAAACCTTTTTGGGGGGGAACTTTTAGCAAAAATGGACAGATGTGCTTCCATCTCCGCAGCAAGACACTGCGAAAGAAGAGTAGTAACGGCATCTGTAAACCACGTTTCATTCAATCACCCGATTCCTGAAGGTGGAGTTGTAGTACTGGAATCTAAGGTTTCCAGAGCATTCTCTACTTCTATGGAGGTGTATGTGGATGTGTGGTCTGATGATCCCATCAACCAAAAAAAAATTCATACCAATTCAGGAATCTATACCTTCGTTGCAGTAGATGAGTTCAACCGCCCGATTCCAATTCCTGATATGATCCCGGAAACAGAAGAAGAGAAAGAAAGATATGCTGCTGCATTCCGCAGAAAAGAACTTTCATTGATCCTTTCCGGAAGAATGAAACCTCTGGAATCTGTAGAACTTAAGAAATTATTCCAGGAACCACAGGAGCAACAGGCTTCTAAGAAGGATAAAAAATAA
- a CDS encoding HU domain-containing protein, with amino-acid sequence MNISAYILEYLKQYGTVTVPGFGVFSLKNSKAVINSENGSILPPASQIEFTIDYEVQAEDLTVFIAKEKQMSVEASRSDLKIQTDFWKKKLQAEQVLEIQNLGTIFIEEGHTHFKGKRVEAGRPDFFGLEEIRFSDINNGEKVSTSENREKDYKFKKTILWFFLLIIPVLGILYFAFTQQELLFGKKSFTKVSVQTSTHRIVKDTVKVMVHTPETPVSDSLKKDSLTKPAGKTTKTVPAAPKNTKNKWQK; translated from the coding sequence ATGAATATTTCAGCATACATTTTAGAATATTTAAAACAATATGGAACTGTCACGGTTCCAGGCTTTGGGGTGTTTTCTCTGAAAAATTCTAAAGCGGTTATCAATTCCGAAAACGGAAGCATCCTGCCTCCTGCCAGCCAGATTGAATTTACAATTGACTATGAAGTGCAGGCTGAAGATCTTACTGTTTTTATCGCTAAAGAAAAGCAGATGTCTGTAGAAGCTTCCAGAAGTGACCTGAAAATACAGACTGATTTTTGGAAGAAAAAGCTCCAGGCAGAACAGGTTCTTGAAATTCAAAATCTGGGAACAATCTTTATAGAAGAAGGGCACACTCATTTCAAAGGGAAAAGAGTGGAAGCGGGACGTCCGGATTTTTTCGGATTGGAAGAGATCAGATTCTCAGATATTAATAATGGTGAGAAAGTGAGTACTTCAGAAAACCGTGAGAAGGATTATAAATTTAAAAAGACAATCCTTTGGTTCTTTCTGCTGATTATTCCGGTTCTCGGTATCCTGTATTTTGCATTTACCCAGCAGGAACTTCTCTTTGGAAAGAAATCCTTTACTAAAGTTTCTGTACAGACTTCTACCCACAGGATTGTAAAAGATACGGTGAAAGTAATGGTACATACGCCGGAAACACCAGTTTCAGATTCTCTGAAGAAAGATTCATTGACAAAACCTGCCGGAAAAACAACTAAAACAGTTCCGGCTGCTCCAAAAAACACTAAGAATAAATGGCAAAAATAA
- a CDS encoding TonB-dependent receptor: MKGLFFLGLSVGSVAFIQAQNTDSLKIREIEAVNFTKRLPVAKEIINVQKDLDGKNLGQDLPILLKNQTSVISTSDAGNGVGYTGFRIRGVSGTAINVMMNGVPYNDSESQGTFFVNVPDLTSSASQIVIQRGVGTSNNGVSAFGASINVISKEPEEKFYFKTDDSYGSFNTYKYSAEIGSGKFWKNRLSVMGRYTNIHSDGYIDRASSDLNSYNFTALFEEGKTKLRLMAFGGKEKTYQAWNGISREMWETNPRFNISGAIKDANGNIAGFYDNETDNYRQNHYQLLWEQKFNDRWNLETTFHYTKGKGYYENYKQASSFSKYHLPNIIDGGQTITKSDFIRKKWLNNDFYGVVSTLYGKFENLDINFGAVANQYYGRHYGNVTGVFYPQIQESEYYRNRSVKNEVSGFAKALYRIDNLEFFGDLQLRSINYNTKIIMDGDDDGADLDKNWLFFNPKAGVNYKITDGKIFLSYAHAHREPSRADIMANNDVKPEKLHDFEAGFEKQFGFLSLTANIYYMYYVNQLVLNGQLNSVGAFIRTNSGKSYRRGVEVGALAKISKQWEVSGNVTLSQNRNQDFNIEVGNVPVSLGNTQISFSPNTVANLGVKFNPNKNFQFALMNQYVGKQYLDNTEDKNLELKDYLLTDFNAQYQFKIGHNDIALKLLVNNLFNKKYVNNGSVAEDGSPLYFAQAGTNFMFGISWKIQ, translated from the coding sequence ATGAAAGGATTATTTTTTTTAGGGCTTAGTGTAGGCTCTGTAGCCTTTATTCAGGCTCAAAACACGGATTCTCTGAAGATCAGGGAAATAGAGGCGGTTAACTTTACGAAAAGACTTCCTGTTGCTAAGGAAATTATCAATGTTCAGAAAGATTTAGACGGTAAAAATTTAGGGCAGGATCTTCCTATCCTTTTAAAAAATCAAACTTCAGTCATTTCCACTTCAGATGCCGGAAATGGTGTAGGATATACAGGTTTTAGAATCCGTGGAGTTTCCGGAACGGCTATCAATGTGATGATGAATGGTGTTCCTTATAATGATTCTGAAAGCCAGGGAACCTTTTTTGTGAACGTCCCGGATTTAACAAGTTCAGCCTCCCAGATCGTAATTCAACGGGGAGTAGGTACTTCTAATAATGGAGTGTCTGCCTTTGGGGCAAGTATCAACGTGATTTCAAAAGAGCCTGAGGAGAAATTTTATTTTAAGACTGATGATAGCTATGGTTCTTTCAATACCTATAAATATTCGGCTGAGATAGGCTCCGGAAAGTTCTGGAAAAACCGTCTGTCTGTAATGGGAAGATACACGAATATTCATTCTGATGGCTATATAGACAGAGCTTCTTCTGATCTTAATTCTTATAATTTTACAGCTTTGTTCGAAGAAGGAAAAACCAAATTGCGTTTAATGGCTTTTGGGGGAAAAGAAAAAACCTATCAGGCATGGAACGGGATTAGCAGAGAAATGTGGGAAACAAATCCAAGATTCAATATTTCCGGTGCTATTAAGGATGCCAACGGAAATATTGCAGGTTTCTACGATAACGAAACGGATAATTACAGACAGAATCATTATCAGTTGCTTTGGGAACAGAAATTCAATGACCGCTGGAATCTTGAAACGACTTTTCACTATACCAAAGGAAAAGGATATTATGAAAACTATAAGCAGGCAAGTTCTTTCTCAAAATATCACCTTCCTAACATTATTGACGGCGGACAAACCATTACAAAATCAGATTTCATCAGAAAGAAATGGCTGAATAATGATTTCTATGGAGTAGTTTCTACATTGTATGGTAAGTTTGAAAATCTTGATATAAATTTTGGAGCAGTAGCCAATCAGTACTACGGAAGACATTACGGAAATGTAACCGGAGTGTTTTATCCGCAGATCCAGGAAAGTGAATACTATAGAAACCGCTCGGTAAAGAATGAAGTTTCCGGTTTTGCTAAGGCTTTATATAGAATAGATAATCTTGAATTTTTCGGCGATTTACAGCTTAGAAGTATCAATTACAATACGAAGATTATTATGGATGGGGATGATGATGGAGCTGATCTGGATAAAAACTGGCTGTTCTTCAATCCAAAAGCAGGAGTAAATTATAAAATTACGGATGGAAAAATATTCCTGTCTTATGCTCATGCTCACAGAGAACCTAGCAGAGCAGATATCATGGCCAACAACGATGTAAAGCCTGAAAAACTTCATGATTTTGAAGCTGGTTTTGAAAAACAGTTTGGCTTTTTATCTTTAACTGCGAATATTTATTACATGTATTATGTGAATCAGTTAGTCCTGAATGGGCAGCTAAACAGTGTAGGAGCATTTATAAGAACCAATTCAGGAAAGAGCTACAGACGTGGAGTTGAAGTTGGCGCTTTGGCTAAAATTTCAAAACAATGGGAAGTTTCCGGAAACGTAACTTTAAGCCAGAACAGGAATCAGGATTTTAATATAGAGGTTGGAAATGTTCCGGTAAGCCTTGGAAATACACAGATTTCATTTTCTCCGAATACAGTTGCCAATTTAGGAGTAAAATTCAATCCAAATAAAAACTTCCAGTTTGCTTTAATGAATCAGTATGTTGGAAAGCAGTACCTGGATAATACGGAAGATAAAAATTTAGAACTTAAAGATTATTTACTCACAGACTTTAATGCACAGTATCAGTTTAAGATTGGTCATAATGATATCGCATTAAAGCTTTTGGTAAATAACCTGTTTAATAAAAAATACGTTAACAATGGCTCTGTTGCGGAAGATGGCAGCCCATTATACTTTGCACAGGCGGGAACGAACTTTATGTTTGGAATCAGTTGGAAAATTCAATAG
- a CDS encoding WG repeat-containing protein gives MKNILNVLCVFISIFVFSQTKSVKKPAIKNVTKTTMKKEKNVVAKQNSDLVVINKDLPLLIPKKKGDNFGYVNQNGKYIIQPEYHIAVFFYEDCNLLNSPNEKVRKYGTKDYATVEKDMISYRIDYSGKRVYQFKDSDLGKCRFEEYKQQLFQAYVLNGFYGIIEKSKFVNAADYRQYQIYPQYQYLYIMEGDNVADPMIVASNNDKFGVIDVNNKVIIPFEYSNIKRNFSWKLGKMFEVTKDGKNYYYIDANNKTY, from the coding sequence ATGAAAAATATCCTGAATGTTTTGTGCGTTTTTATTTCGATTTTTGTTTTCTCTCAGACGAAATCTGTGAAGAAACCTGCAATAAAAAATGTTACGAAAACTACCATGAAAAAAGAGAAAAATGTGGTAGCTAAACAGAATTCTGATCTTGTAGTGATTAATAAAGATCTTCCTCTTCTTATTCCTAAAAAGAAAGGAGATAATTTCGGGTATGTGAACCAAAACGGGAAATACATCATTCAGCCGGAGTATCATATTGCCGTATTCTTTTATGAAGATTGTAATCTTCTTAATTCGCCCAATGAAAAAGTGAGGAAATATGGAACAAAAGATTATGCAACAGTAGAAAAGGATATGATTTCTTACAGAATAGATTATTCCGGGAAAAGAGTATATCAGTTTAAAGATTCTGATCTTGGAAAATGCAGGTTTGAAGAATATAAACAGCAGCTTTTCCAGGCTTATGTTTTAAATGGTTTCTACGGAATCATTGAAAAATCAAAATTCGTCAACGCTGCAGATTATCGCCAATACCAGATCTATCCGCAGTATCAGTATCTCTACATTATGGAAGGAGATAACGTTGCAGATCCGATGATTGTTGCTTCCAATAATGATAAATTCGGAGTTATTGATGTTAATAATAAAGTGATTATTCCTTTTGAATATTCCAATATTAAAAGAAACTTCAGCTGGAAGCTGGGGAAAATGTTTGAGGTGACGAAAGATGGCAAAAACTATTATTATATTGATGCAAATAACAAGACATACTAA